The Chryseobacterium nakagawai genome has a segment encoding these proteins:
- a CDS encoding MFS transporter produces MNPLEKADQGSQRFRNIKLCIFFSGLSVFAQLYLFQPMLPMAAEHFNVSVGDTSLLVSSSTIGMALGLLFFAFKADSYSRKGLMTFSLISSALLTIISTWIPSLSLLIAIGICKGFVVSGVSAVALAYLTEEVGTAVIGAAISMYLSGNTIGGMSGRILATILAGEFGWRNAVLAIGIESLILGTVFWKLFPESKFFNPQKTDYHLKVKQMKFFLTNPYMLRLYFIAALLMGVFVSVYNYLTFRLEARPFSLSHFIIAFIFLMYTFGVLGTMVVGRLSKRFPANMILKCAILSMVTGALLLLSENLYILIFGLGLFTFSFFAAHTMASQMAALYAKRGKSSATSIYWLFYYFGSSILGSGTGYLLHSYSWNVFIAFLVISVLIALLLATANAPLKDKKN; encoded by the coding sequence ATGAATCCATTGGAAAAAGCAGATCAGGGAAGCCAACGTTTCCGAAATATAAAACTTTGTATTTTCTTTTCAGGACTTTCGGTATTTGCACAGCTTTATCTTTTTCAGCCGATGCTGCCTATGGCTGCGGAACACTTCAATGTATCTGTTGGAGATACTTCCCTCCTGGTCTCATCCTCCACTATTGGAATGGCACTTGGATTATTGTTTTTTGCCTTTAAAGCAGACAGTTATTCCAGAAAGGGACTAATGACCTTTTCATTAATTTCATCTGCTTTACTGACTATTATTTCAACATGGATCCCTAGCCTCAGCCTACTGATTGCTATTGGGATTTGTAAAGGTTTTGTTGTTTCAGGAGTTTCAGCAGTTGCTCTGGCCTATCTCACAGAAGAAGTAGGCACTGCTGTAATTGGTGCAGCTATCAGTATGTACCTTAGCGGAAATACCATTGGTGGCATGAGTGGAAGGATACTGGCTACTATTTTAGCCGGAGAATTTGGTTGGCGTAATGCGGTTTTGGCAATCGGAATAGAAAGCCTTATCCTGGGAACTGTCTTCTGGAAACTCTTTCCTGAGTCCAAATTTTTTAACCCTCAGAAAACAGATTACCATCTTAAGGTAAAACAAATGAAGTTTTTCCTCACCAATCCTTACATGCTTCGGTTGTATTTTATAGCAGCCCTTCTCATGGGAGTTTTTGTGAGTGTCTATAATTATCTTACTTTTCGATTAGAGGCTCGGCCATTTTCGTTAAGCCATTTTATCATCGCTTTCATATTCCTGATGTATACATTCGGGGTTTTGGGAACAATGGTGGTGGGGCGTCTTTCTAAAAGGTTTCCTGCAAACATGATTCTGAAATGTGCTATCCTTTCTATGGTAACGGGTGCTTTATTATTACTCTCAGAGAACCTTTATATTCTCATTTTTGGTCTTGGATTATTTACGTTTTCCTTTTTTGCTGCACACACTATGGCAAGCCAGATGGCTGCCCTTTATGCCAAACGGGGAAAGTCTTCCGCCACGTCTATTTATTGGCTGTTCTATTATTTTGGATCAAGTATTCTGGGAAGTGGTACCGGATATCTTCTCCATTCTTATTCCTGGAACGTTTTTATTGCTTTTCTTGTTATTTCTGTACTCATTGCCCTTCTCCTGGCAACAGCGAATGCTCCATTAAAAGATAAAAAAAATTGA
- a CDS encoding helix-turn-helix domain-containing protein — protein sequence MKRSEEITHQYFDFLRNHVQQVISGVVPEFMEVNEIAGQLAVSHKHLTDTIKKETGQHPCYFYDQEIIRQAKKMLTDSNYSVAEIARIFTYDPSNFSKFFKKMTGETPGDFRKLSKR from the coding sequence ATGAAAAGAAGTGAAGAGATTACTCATCAGTATTTTGATTTCTTAAGAAATCATGTTCAGCAAGTAATTTCGGGAGTGGTGCCTGAGTTTATGGAAGTCAATGAAATTGCAGGTCAGCTTGCAGTTTCCCACAAACATCTTACTGATACTATTAAAAAAGAAACAGGGCAGCATCCTTGTTATTTTTATGATCAAGAAATTATACGGCAAGCCAAGAAAATGCTTACGGACTCCAACTACTCTGTTGCAGAAATTGCCCGGATATTCACCTATGATCCTTCAAATTTTTCAAAGTTTTTTAAAAAAATGACAGGTGAAACACCTGGTGATTTTAGGAAGTTGTCTAAAAGGTAA
- a CDS encoding DoxX family protein, whose protein sequence is MILKIINSILILTAVFMGFKQGIAMFSSKPEMTAMFGKWGVDKTGLMMNGAITILASILILFPKTFIWGNFLMAAGILLIICFHIMDKDFKGVWIELPFMFLNLLIIYLQHPLKN, encoded by the coding sequence ATGATTTTAAAAATTATTAACTCCATCCTTATTCTTACCGCTGTTTTCATGGGTTTTAAACAGGGTATTGCCATGTTTTCCAGTAAACCAGAAATGACTGCCATGTTTGGAAAATGGGGAGTTGATAAGACCGGACTCATGATGAATGGTGCCATTACTATCCTCGCCTCCATACTTATCCTATTTCCTAAAACATTTATCTGGGGAAATTTTTTAATGGCTGCAGGCATTTTGTTAATTATCTGTTTTCATATTATGGATAAAGATTTTAAAGGAGTGTGGATAGAACTCCCTTTTATGTTCCTTAATCTGCTAATTATTTATCTTCAACATCCTCTTAAAAATTAG
- a CDS encoding serine hydrolase domain-containing protein: protein MKLSIQFILFLFCIVNFGICYGQSIQENEIRKVDSVIHNYAQENTPGMAVGIIREGKVIYKKMYGMANLEDRIPIKDSTAFDIASISKQFTAFVALLAEQEGKLSLNDDIRKYLPELKHLPYKITIRQLANHTHGLPDFTSIKRLQGFGDEFKVTNAEAVKTVLAIRSINFSPGQQYSYNNTGFMLLAEILHRIYKKEFHEILKEYIFKPLQMNHTMVIDDPEKIIPNKAESYQEKHGTFFRYPLGQMENGSSNIFTTLNDLCIWAINFQKPIVGSREIYNKMQQNTLLTTGEKIEYGLGLQTGKYKGLDIVFHGGGTAGYRAYILHIPAYNLSIVLAGNKSVFDGLLIAYKLVDLFLGDQETLPPMPKKTSYTPIELKNFEGVYEINPGNYLEIISDGKNLYQKGDKVPFAMIGDNKFGIPAIPTASLTFHSGSLKFSIGDFVFNSKKIALKFIGEEVKLDLNQFTGYYKNEEFNIIYQLFIEGNKLVARHPVNRDVRLYPLSSKKLYSLKSFFGQLDFKYDKKNKISGFMLSGGNISNVEFKKIK, encoded by the coding sequence ATGAAGCTATCAATTCAATTTATTTTATTCCTTTTTTGCATTGTAAATTTTGGAATATGCTATGGGCAATCCATCCAGGAAAACGAAATTCGGAAAGTTGACTCTGTAATACACAATTATGCTCAGGAAAATACTCCGGGAATGGCTGTGGGAATTATAAGGGAAGGCAAAGTGATCTATAAAAAGATGTATGGAATGGCAAACCTTGAAGACCGCATCCCTATAAAAGATTCTACAGCATTTGATATAGCATCTATCTCTAAGCAGTTTACAGCCTTTGTAGCTCTTCTTGCTGAACAGGAAGGAAAACTGTCTCTTAATGATGACATCAGGAAATATCTTCCGGAGCTCAAACACTTGCCTTATAAGATTACCATTCGACAATTGGCTAATCATACCCATGGATTACCTGATTTTACGAGTATTAAAAGACTACAAGGATTTGGAGATGAATTCAAAGTAACCAATGCTGAAGCGGTGAAAACAGTTTTGGCAATCAGAAGTATAAATTTCTCTCCGGGGCAACAATACAGTTATAATAATACAGGTTTTATGTTATTAGCTGAAATTCTTCACAGGATCTATAAAAAAGAATTCCATGAAATCCTTAAGGAATATATTTTTAAGCCGCTGCAGATGAACCATACTATGGTTATAGATGACCCTGAAAAAATAATTCCGAATAAAGCAGAATCCTATCAGGAAAAACATGGAACTTTCTTTAGATATCCACTTGGACAAATGGAAAATGGCTCTTCAAATATTTTTACCACTTTAAATGATCTTTGTATATGGGCTATCAATTTTCAAAAACCTATTGTTGGAAGCCGTGAGATTTATAACAAAATGCAGCAAAATACTCTGTTGACTACAGGTGAAAAGATAGAATATGGTTTGGGGCTGCAAACCGGAAAGTATAAAGGTCTGGATATTGTTTTTCATGGCGGAGGAACAGCTGGATATAGAGCATATATTCTTCACATTCCTGCCTATAATTTATCTATTGTTTTAGCAGGAAATAAAAGTGTTTTTGACGGTTTACTGATCGCCTATAAGTTGGTTGACCTCTTTCTTGGAGATCAGGAAACTTTGCCGCCTATGCCTAAGAAGACATCATATACTCCCATCGAATTAAAGAATTTTGAAGGAGTATATGAAATTAATCCCGGAAATTATCTTGAGATCATATCAGACGGGAAAAACCTTTATCAGAAAGGAGATAAAGTTCCTTTTGCCATGATTGGAGACAACAAATTTGGGATTCCTGCCATTCCAACAGCAAGCCTTACTTTTCATTCTGGATCATTAAAATTCAGTATCGGAGACTTTGTATTTAACTCCAAAAAAATAGCATTAAAGTTTATAGGAGAAGAAGTTAAGCTTGATTTGAACCAATTTACCGGATATTATAAAAATGAAGAATTTAATATCATTTATCAATTGTTCATAGAAGGTAATAAGTTGGTAGCCAGGCATCCTGTGAATCGTGATGTCAGATTATATCCACTAAGTTCAAAAAAGCTATATTCTCTGAAATCATTTTTTGGACAGCTTGATTTTAAATATGATAAAAAGAATAAGATTAGTGGATTTATGCTCTCTGGAGGAAATATATCTAATGTTGAATTTAAAAAAATTAAATAA
- a CDS encoding sensor histidine kinase, with protein sequence MRVWALFFTCLYFNIYGQRYTSTWYNIDNGLPQSSAKAIVKDRYGFIWISTENGLVRYDGSSFITFNNFKINNLHFGEFIGDPSQDSITVLNDFQENKIIIKNRFPKLTKLHRSDKITFTTGNEFVHRVANNILACNFYNDIQYFVKLKNSTYSFTENSLITYKDNKGNETKIAIPFSNKDLNNMFVFNEVLFINNTKHRKTYSIDNGHVSIHDEPNLFNDPNTRIYWQQITNQTFVINHNDIYIVVGSQKKPSLKFLVKYNEIGSHSYCSMFYGWKFNKLYLGTLNNGLNVLKLSDFYVAKKKEDFSNNVYYASLPLSKNTIVAEDGTEFGRNGIVKKYPFGNNDNYLMMYDKAGNILIRKRNSVIKFYKNSGYKKKDSTFIKQGFQAFLQSGSLYGASFSDSSKSQLQIFKEDPFSKPDYTYEFDSFVNTFFQYSDKEILVGNSDGLYSVVLGSKTIIPIHKDIHIKSIIRTKDNLIWVMTNKNGFYLLKDRKLIKMPTDRSNNLASAHYILEDKKGFYWISSNNGLFKIPKKQLLQYAKDKKSPVYYYRFTKRDGFLTNEFNGSSQPNAYALENGDFVFPSMDGFVFFNPDHVRTFYPDKNKIYIERVKIGNSEPQYFHHTLDLQSNYKTAEVFIDIPYYSNLENLYLEAKISGKENSEWEPITTGKELKYTISNLAPGEYTLKVRMLISPDGQFEQKSIRFKIQPLFYQTLLFRVSVSIIILVIIIVIVQLMTNFLRIKNRVLKQIVHNKNSELKETSLTLEVVKSDLRKETEYQKKLVETISHDITTPIRFIAMLSQKLHESDDLELQKKYFDSIYKSSEQLYQFTLNLKEYTELYKAENIFEEEKYPINRILEIKKKLFCEIAKERGTQIINTSENNVLYSYVNESILTAIIHNILDNAVKNTFDGKIYLNAIEINQKITITISDTGTGMPDEQINMYMNLFKNPKLDTPSFKGKGLGLHMVIHLVKKINAEISFRHNQPQGTIVELMLNKN encoded by the coding sequence ATGAGAGTTTGGGCATTGTTTTTTACTTGCTTATATTTCAACATATACGGACAACGCTATACATCTACCTGGTATAATATTGACAATGGACTTCCACAAAGTAGTGCAAAGGCTATTGTTAAGGATAGGTATGGCTTTATATGGATCTCCACAGAAAACGGTCTTGTACGGTATGACGGGAGTTCCTTTATTACTTTCAATAATTTCAAAATAAACAATCTTCACTTTGGTGAATTCATTGGCGACCCTTCTCAGGATAGTATTACAGTTCTTAATGATTTTCAGGAGAACAAAATCATCATTAAAAACAGATTCCCTAAGCTGACAAAGCTTCATCGTAGTGACAAAATAACCTTCACAACAGGAAATGAATTCGTACACCGGGTTGCAAATAATATTCTGGCGTGTAATTTTTACAATGATATTCAGTATTTTGTAAAGCTTAAAAATTCGACTTACAGTTTTACTGAAAATAGCCTTATCACTTATAAGGATAACAAAGGAAATGAAACAAAAATAGCTATCCCTTTTTCTAATAAGGACCTGAACAACATGTTTGTCTTCAATGAGGTTCTTTTCATTAATAATACAAAGCACAGAAAAACCTATTCCATAGACAATGGGCACGTTTCTATTCATGATGAGCCAAATCTTTTCAATGATCCGAATACAAGAATTTATTGGCAACAGATTACCAATCAAACCTTTGTCATCAATCACAATGATATTTATATTGTAGTAGGCAGCCAAAAGAAACCTTCCCTTAAGTTTCTGGTGAAATATAATGAAATAGGGAGTCACTCTTATTGTTCTATGTTTTATGGATGGAAATTCAATAAACTTTATCTCGGTACCCTAAACAACGGGTTAAATGTTCTGAAACTTTCTGATTTCTATGTAGCGAAGAAAAAAGAGGACTTCTCTAATAACGTTTATTATGCTTCCCTACCCTTGAGTAAGAATACCATTGTTGCAGAAGACGGAACTGAATTCGGGAGAAATGGAATTGTGAAAAAATATCCTTTTGGCAATAATGACAACTATCTTATGATGTATGACAAAGCCGGAAATATATTAATCCGGAAACGAAACAGCGTCATTAAGTTTTACAAAAACTCTGGTTATAAAAAGAAAGATTCTACTTTTATAAAACAGGGATTTCAAGCTTTCTTACAGAGCGGAAGTCTTTATGGGGCATCATTTTCAGACTCTTCAAAAAGCCAGCTTCAAATCTTTAAGGAAGATCCTTTCTCAAAACCTGACTATACTTATGAATTTGATAGTTTTGTCAATACTTTTTTTCAATATAGTGACAAAGAAATCTTAGTGGGTAACAGTGATGGTCTGTATTCCGTAGTCTTGGGAAGCAAAACTATTATTCCTATTCATAAAGACATCCATATTAAAAGCATTATCAGAACAAAAGATAATCTGATTTGGGTTATGACCAATAAAAACGGATTTTATCTTCTCAAAGACCGGAAACTCATTAAAATGCCGACCGACAGAAGTAATAATCTGGCGTCTGCCCACTATATTCTGGAGGATAAAAAGGGGTTTTATTGGATATCTTCCAATAACGGACTTTTCAAAATTCCAAAGAAACAACTGTTACAGTACGCAAAGGATAAGAAAAGTCCTGTTTATTATTATCGTTTCACCAAAAGAGATGGTTTTCTGACCAATGAATTCAACGGGAGTTCACAACCTAATGCTTATGCCTTGGAAAATGGAGATTTTGTATTTCCTTCCATGGATGGGTTTGTCTTTTTCAATCCTGATCATGTAAGAACCTTCTATCCGGACAAAAATAAAATTTACATTGAAAGGGTAAAGATTGGAAATTCTGAACCTCAATACTTTCATCATACTCTTGATCTTCAAAGCAATTATAAAACTGCGGAAGTCTTTATTGATATTCCTTATTATTCCAATCTGGAAAACCTTTATCTGGAGGCTAAAATATCAGGAAAAGAAAATTCTGAATGGGAACCCATCACTACTGGAAAGGAACTGAAATATACCATTAGCAATCTTGCCCCGGGAGAGTATACATTGAAGGTAAGAATGTTGATTTCTCCAGATGGACAATTTGAACAAAAATCGATCAGATTCAAAATTCAACCGCTTTTTTATCAGACTTTGTTGTTCCGTGTTTCCGTATCTATCATTATTCTGGTTATCATCATTGTGATTGTTCAGTTGATGACTAACTTTTTAAGAATAAAAAATAGAGTATTGAAGCAGATTGTACATAATAAAAATTCAGAATTAAAAGAAACATCTCTTACTCTTGAAGTGGTAAAAAGTGATTTGCGAAAGGAAACTGAATATCAGAAAAAGTTGGTAGAAACCATTAGCCATGATATTACCACTCCTATCAGATTTATAGCAATGCTTTCGCAGAAACTTCATGAATCTGATGATCTGGAACTTCAGAAAAAGTATTTTGACAGTATTTATAAGTCATCTGAACAGCTTTACCAATTCACACTGAATTTAAAGGAATATACTGAACTCTATAAGGCTGAGAATATTTTTGAAGAAGAAAAGTATCCTATCAACAGGATTTTGGAGATCAAGAAAAAACTTTTCTGTGAAATTGCAAAAGAGAGAGGAACCCAAATCATTAATACATCAGAAAACAATGTGTTGTATTCCTACGTTAATGAAAGTATTTTAACCGCCATTATCCATAATATTCTTGATAACGCAGTAAAAAACACTTTTGATGGGAAAATATACCTCAATGCAATAGAAATTAATCAGAAAATCACCATAACAATCTCTGATACGGGAACAGGAATGCCGGATGAACAGATTAACATGTACATGAATTTATTTAAAAACCCTAAATTAGACACCCCAAGTTTTAAAGGAAAGGGGCTTGGGTTGCACATGGTTATTCATTTGGTCAAAAAAATCAATGCTGAAATCAGTTTCAGACATAACCAACCTCAGGGAACAATTGTGGAATTAATGCTCAATAAAAACTAA
- a CDS encoding response regulator transcription factor — translation MNERILIADDHYVVRAGTALVLESGFPELKIDFAENYGQVKKMLESYDYSLIILDIDMPGTQYKKMISELKAIQNDIKILVFSGYDKDVAIQYIREGAEGYLNKQSSEEEIKNAVRTVIEKGYFYPAELIGLIIQNKKSNPAEKLSSREYEIFKLLADGNGNLEIANRLNIQMSTVSTYKKRIFQKLDVANIAELIKVYEMMH, via the coding sequence ATGAACGAAAGAATCTTAATTGCTGATGATCACTATGTAGTCAGGGCAGGTACCGCATTGGTCCTGGAATCCGGATTTCCGGAACTGAAGATAGATTTTGCAGAGAACTATGGGCAGGTAAAAAAAATGCTGGAATCTTATGATTACAGTCTTATTATTTTAGATATTGATATGCCCGGAACTCAATATAAAAAGATGATTTCTGAGCTCAAAGCCATTCAGAATGATATAAAAATTCTCGTGTTTTCAGGATATGACAAAGATGTAGCCATACAATATATCCGGGAAGGTGCTGAGGGCTACCTAAATAAGCAAAGCAGTGAGGAAGAGATTAAAAATGCTGTACGAACCGTTATTGAAAAAGGGTATTTTTATCCTGCAGAACTGATTGGGCTTATCATTCAGAATAAAAAAAGTAATCCTGCTGAAAAACTGTCATCCAGGGAATATGAAATTTTTAAGCTTTTGGCCGATGGAAATGGAAACCTTGAAATTGCTAACAGGCTCAACATTCAGATGTCAACGGTAAGTACCTATAAAAAAAGGATCTTCCAGAAGCTTGATGTAGCTAATATCGCAGAGCTTATCAAAGTGTATGAAATGATGCATTAA